In Synechococcus sp. CC9616, the following are encoded in one genomic region:
- the rpsI gene encoding 30S ribosomal protein S9, protein MSSNSVVYWGTGRRKTSVARVRLVPGNGTITINGRPGDNYLNYNPAYISAVKAPLETLGLTTEYDVLVNVRGGGLTGQAGAIKQGAARALCELSADNRKPLKTEGHLSRDPRAKERRKYGLKKARKAPQFSKR, encoded by the coding sequence ATGAGCAGCAATTCCGTCGTCTACTGGGGAACCGGTCGCCGCAAGACGTCCGTAGCCCGTGTCCGCCTGGTCCCCGGCAATGGAACGATCACCATCAACGGTCGTCCCGGTGATAACTATCTGAATTACAACCCGGCCTACATCTCCGCAGTCAAAGCTCCCCTCGAGACGCTTGGGCTGACCACTGAGTACGACGTGCTGGTGAATGTGCGTGGCGGTGGCCTCACCGGCCAAGCCGGAGCCATCAAACAGGGGGCGGCCCGTGCCCTCTGTGAACTCTCGGCTGACAACCGCAAACCGCTGAAGACCGAAGGCCATCTCAGCCGTGACCCGCGGGCCAAGGAACGCCGCAAGTACGGTTTGAAGAAAGCCCGTAAGGCCCCTCAGTTCTCCAAGCGCTGA
- the rplM gene encoding 50S ribosomal protein L13, with the protein MNKTSLPPIDSIERQWYLVDAENQTLGRLATEVAAVLRGKNNPNFTPHLDTGDFVVVVNADKVRVSGKKPLQKLYRRHSGRPGGMKTETFAALQERIPERIVEKAIKGMLPHNALGRQMFRKLKVYKGSEHPHSAQKPQPLQLNPSASAQ; encoded by the coding sequence ATGAACAAGACCTCACTCCCCCCAATCGATTCGATCGAACGCCAGTGGTATCTGGTAGATGCCGAGAATCAGACCCTTGGCCGTCTGGCCACAGAAGTGGCTGCCGTGCTGCGCGGCAAGAACAATCCCAACTTCACACCACACCTGGACACCGGTGACTTCGTGGTGGTGGTGAACGCCGACAAGGTAAGGGTGAGCGGCAAAAAACCTCTGCAAAAGCTCTATCGCCGCCATTCGGGACGCCCCGGCGGCATGAAAACAGAGACGTTCGCTGCGTTACAAGAACGGATCCCTGAACGGATTGTGGAAAAGGCCATCAAAGGCATGCTTCCCCACAACGCGCTTGGACGCCAGATGTTCCGCAAGCTGAAGGTCTATAAGGGCAGCGAGCATCCACATTCCGCCCAGAAGCCCCAGCCCCTTCAGCTCAACCCATCCGCTTCAGCCCAATGA
- the truA gene encoding tRNA pseudouridine(38-40) synthase TruA — protein sequence MQALSTDAPELPGLRRIALSLQYDGTDFCGWQRQRNGRSVQAVLEDAIQQLDPHRPIQSFAAGRTDSGVHAAGQVVHFDCSGPIPAEKWAPALNGRLPGSIRVRESVARPREWHACYDAIYRRYRYVIHNGRRPNLFLTPWTWHRYHHRLDEERMRRALSGLLGLHDFSAYMRAGSRRAHARTTVQEIQLDRCGDLVVVEIQASGFLYGMVRLLMAQLVAVGEHRQTVAQFEERWRERRRSEVKEAAPARGLCLLRAGYPELIFSQSGWYDCQPQFVLNGNDSPPDPPPLPESR from the coding sequence GTGCAAGCCCTCTCGACTGATGCTCCTGAGCTTCCAGGCCTTCGCAGGATTGCCCTGAGCCTTCAGTACGACGGGACTGATTTCTGTGGGTGGCAGCGGCAACGCAACGGTCGCAGTGTCCAGGCGGTTCTTGAAGACGCAATCCAACAACTTGATCCGCATCGACCGATTCAAAGCTTCGCGGCTGGCCGCACCGATTCCGGCGTCCACGCTGCAGGCCAGGTTGTCCACTTTGACTGCAGCGGGCCGATTCCTGCCGAAAAATGGGCTCCTGCACTGAATGGACGTCTACCGGGCTCGATCCGGGTGCGCGAATCCGTTGCCAGGCCACGGGAATGGCATGCCTGCTACGACGCGATTTATCGCCGCTACCGCTATGTCATCCACAACGGGCGACGGCCGAATCTGTTCCTGACCCCGTGGACATGGCATCGCTACCACCATCGTCTCGATGAGGAGCGCATGCGACGGGCTCTGAGTGGACTCCTGGGTCTCCACGATTTCAGCGCCTACATGCGCGCCGGCAGCCGTCGAGCCCATGCCCGAACCACCGTGCAGGAGATTCAGTTGGATCGTTGCGGCGATCTGGTGGTCGTCGAGATCCAGGCCAGTGGATTTCTGTACGGCATGGTGCGCTTGTTGATGGCCCAGCTTGTTGCTGTGGGTGAGCACCGCCAGACCGTGGCTCAATTTGAGGAGCGTTGGCGGGAGCGACGTCGCAGCGAAGTCAAGGAAGCGGCCCCTGCCCGAGGACTCTGCCTGCTGCGTGCCGGATACCCAGAGCTGATCTTCAGCCAATCCGGCTGGTACGACTGCCAGCCACAGTTCGTACTGAACGGGAATGATTCACCACCCGATCCTCCCCCCCTGCCGGAGAGTCGATAA
- the rplQ gene encoding 50S ribosomal protein L17, with amino-acid sequence MRHQCRVPQLGRPADQRKAMLRALTTQLIREGRVTTTKARAKALRDEAERMISLAKDGSLSSRRRALGYIYDKQLVHALFDKAPDRYADRRGGYTRITRTVRRRGDNAEMAIIELV; translated from the coding sequence ATGCGACACCAATGCCGAGTCCCGCAGCTAGGCCGTCCTGCTGATCAGCGCAAGGCCATGTTGAGGGCCCTGACCACCCAACTCATCCGTGAAGGGCGGGTCACCACAACCAAAGCTCGTGCCAAGGCCCTTCGGGACGAAGCTGAGCGGATGATCAGCCTGGCCAAGGACGGCAGCCTGTCCTCGCGTCGCAGAGCTCTCGGCTACATCTACGACAAGCAGCTGGTGCATGCTCTGTTCGACAAAGCACCTGATCGCTACGCCGACCGCCGTGGCGGCTACACCCGCATCACGCGCACCGTGCGCAGGCGTGGTGACAACGCCGAGATGGCCATCATCGAGCTGGTCTGA
- a CDS encoding DNA-directed RNA polymerase subunit alpha yields the protein MLQYQIDRIEHQVAEDRAQTGVFLIGPLERGQATTLGNSLRRVLMGGLEGSAVTAIRVAGVNHEYATIPGVREDVLDILLNCKQLSVNSRSSEMEIGRLVIAGPAEVKAKDLQFSSQVQVVDGDRPIATVADGHSIELEVHVERGIGYRPVDRNNEDLSAIDLLQIDAVFMPVQRVNFTIDETAVAEGGSARERLRMEIVTDGSITPDDALAQSANQLIELFQPLATVTLVEEPGIEPEPSTEAQIPLEELNLSVRAYNCLKRAQVNSVSDLMGFSYEDLLEIKNFGSKSADEVIEALERIGISIPQSRTTA from the coding sequence AGGCCACCACACTTGGCAACTCCCTGCGTCGCGTGCTGATGGGGGGACTTGAAGGCAGCGCTGTGACCGCCATCCGCGTCGCGGGTGTCAACCATGAGTACGCCACGATCCCAGGCGTTCGTGAGGACGTTCTGGACATCCTGCTGAACTGCAAACAGCTGTCCGTCAACAGCCGTTCCTCCGAAATGGAGATTGGACGGCTCGTGATTGCCGGGCCCGCCGAGGTGAAGGCGAAGGATCTTCAGTTCTCCTCCCAGGTACAGGTAGTCGACGGAGATCGTCCGATCGCCACCGTGGCCGATGGCCACAGCATTGAACTGGAGGTTCATGTCGAGCGCGGTATTGGCTACCGCCCGGTTGATCGCAACAACGAGGACCTCAGTGCGATTGATCTCCTGCAGATCGATGCAGTGTTCATGCCAGTGCAGCGGGTGAACTTCACCATCGATGAAACCGCCGTCGCTGAAGGCGGATCGGCACGCGAACGGCTTCGGATGGAAATCGTCACCGATGGATCCATCACCCCGGATGATGCCCTGGCGCAATCAGCGAATCAGCTGATTGAACTCTTCCAGCCCCTCGCCACCGTGACACTGGTGGAAGAGCCGGGTATCGAGCCGGAGCCCTCCACCGAAGCTCAGATTCCTCTTGAGGAACTGAACCTCTCGGTGCGCGCCTACAACTGCCTGAAGCGTGCTCAGGTGAACTCCGTCTCCGATCTGATGGGCTTCAGCTACGAAGATCTGCTGGAGATCAAGAACTTCGGCTCTAAATCAGCGGACGAAGTGATTGAGGCCCTTGAGCGCATCGGCATCTCGATTCCTCAGAGCCGGACCACCGCCTGA